One part of the Lotus japonicus ecotype B-129 chromosome 2, LjGifu_v1.2 genome encodes these proteins:
- the LOC130737965 gene encoding protein NDH-DEPENDENT CYCLIC ELECTRON FLOW 5 → MALSSIFCSTRLISTSLVTVNSASHTCYVPHKQRKSEFPLPAVASVPYQPINYDYLQEEFNGLGVTFEEAGGDSCMAKMELKNGSTATLLLPSGLITSYKAPMWHGGKVELLHTAVSEGEYGHAIIQGGVSLNFNFQTIHDDDGESWSPTNWVLHNIKGNAEESIQVELINRAAEDKIGLKYIVTLEEDVLSSELEISNPKSLPLQMIGSILSHLTVSTPEATYAIGLERSNYCIKPPFESGFVLSPPDSGQEEGDGKIWNSSPLKQLFPRWGANSQNSETEGSQGGIEEITGEEMESYKQLRDKLSLVYTNAPRSFTVIDRGRRNSVVIGRNGFEETYLYSPGSRVESYSKDAYICVGQAAVLQPIVLGPEEVWKGGQYLQNPNL, encoded by the exons ATGGCTTTGAGTTCAATTTTTTGCTCCACTCGCCTCATTTCCACATCCCTTGTCACTGTAAATTCAGCTTCACACACTTGCTATGTTCCACACAAGCAACGCAAGAGTGAGTTTCCACTCCCCGCAGTGGCTTCAGTCCCTTACCAACCCATCAACTATGATTATCTACAAGAGGAGTTCAATGGACTTGGTGTCACCTTTGAAGAAGCTGGTGGTGACAGTTGCATGGCAAAGATGGAGTTGAAAAATGGAAGCACTGCAACGCTGTTGCTACCAAGTGGGTTGATCACTTCCTACAAGGCCCCCATGTGGCATGGTGGCAAGGTGGAGCTTCTCCACACTGCAGTTTCAGAGGGGGAATATGGCCATGCCATCATCCAAGGAGGGGTGTCTTTAAACTTCAATTTTCAAACCAttcatgatgatgatggagagTCTTGGTCTCCAACTAACTGGGTTCTCCATAATATCAAAGGCAATGCTGAGGAATCGATTCAG GTAGAATTAATAAACAGAGCAGCAGAGGACAAGATTGGGTTAAAATACATTGTGACTTTGGAAGAAGATGTCTTGAGCTCAGAGCTTGAAATCTCAAACCCAAAATCTTTACCACTTCAGATGATAGGGTCCATCCTGAGTCATCTGACAGTAAGCACACCAGAAGCTACTTATGCAATAGGATTGGAAAGATCAAATTACTGCATCAAGCCCCCTTTTGAATCAGGATTTGTTTTGAGTCCTCCAGATTCAGGCCAGGAAGAAGGAGATGGCAAAATATGGAATTCCTCACCACTTAAGCAACTCTTTCCTCGTTGGGGTGCGAATAGTCAGAACAGCGAAACAGAAGGAAGCCAAGGAGGTATTGAAGAGATCACTGGTGAAGAAATGGAGAGCTACAAGCAGTTAAGAGACAAATTAAGTCTTGTATACACAAATGCGCCTCGAAGCTTTACAGTTATTGATAGG GGTAGAAGAAACTCAGTGGTAATTGGAAGGAATGGATTTGAAGAAACCTACCTCTATAGTCCTGGCTCAAGAGTTGAAAGTTACAGCAAGGATGCTTACATATGTGTTGGCCAAGCTGCGGTCCTCCAACCAATAGTACTAGGTCCTGAAGAGGTATGGAAAGGAGGGCAGTATCTACAGAATCCAAATCTATAA
- the LOC130737966 gene encoding protein SINE1-like: protein MGRSLTPVLQRELENLDKDADSRKSAMRALKSYVKDLDYKTIPIFLAQVSETKETGTLSGEFTISLYEVLARVHGVKIVPLIDSIMQSIVQTLASSAGSFPLQQACSKVVPAVARYGIDPTTADEKKRSIIHSICKPLSDSLSSSQESLSCGAALCLKALVDSDNWRYASDEIVNRVCQNVAVALEEKSTQTNSHMGLVMALAKRNALIVEAYARLLIQSGLQILHAGGELLEGNSQKRFAAIQMVNFLMKCLDPRSIFSEAEQIIEVMELCQSDKMAYVKGAAFEALQSAKRIAIDKKTKCLKSPAAVTGSNFSRRDYTEGGSFYGDGDHSPTSMSPESRTFDFFPGYESLVESPFSTSDPSQNFNYARRSVNRKLWSHENGGVDVKDGLFSKAGQGNGLLGHAVDHEFPNGGGDLAEEFDGFLLRSPRRGVSESTSTSPLRSRSQVNVDTIKIFTTPRKLIHSLQDLNDETSDCSENLNKRIRNLSSGNIKWNPACYSKYDKNGIADHVNYDCKENESSCGDVQFQGGPESVSSTDELLGDADMQSRNDILTVLMEKPIQKAKRKLVCGLSFVIIAMATPLLWINSQEEGHFLVPT, encoded by the exons ATGGGAAGGAGTCTGACTCCAGTGCTACAACGAGAGCTTGAAAATCTTGACAAAGATGCAGATAGTCGCAAATCTGCAATGAGAGCATTGAAGTCATATGTGAAAGATTTGGACTATAAGACAATTCCTATCTTTCTTGCACAAGTTTCTGAGACCAAGGAAACCGGTACTTTGTCTGGAGAATTCACAATTTCACTGTATGAAGTTCTTGCTCGGGTTCATGGTGTCAAGATTGTTCCCTTGATAGACAGCATTATGCAATCCATAGTTCAAACCTTAGCTTCAAGCGCAGGGTCTTTCCCTCTTCAGCAGGCTTGCTCAAAGGTGGTTCCAGCTGTAGCAAGATATGGAATTGACCCCACAACCGCAGATGAGAAGAAGAGGAGCATAATTCATTCTATTTGTAAGCCTCTTTCTGATTCTCTTTCGAGTTCTCAAGAGAGTTTGAGTTGTGGCGCTGCACTATGCTTGAAAGCTCTTGTGGATTCAGATAACTGGCGGTATGCTTCAGATGAAATAGTCAACAGGGTTTGCCAGAATGTTGCTGTGGCCTTAGAGGAAAAATCCACTCAGACCAATTCTCATATGGGTCTGGTTATGGCGTTAGCCAAGCGTAATGCTTTGATTGTTGAGGCCTATGCTAGATTGCTCATACAATCCGGGCTGCAAATACTACATGCCGGTGGTGAGCTTCTGGAGGGCAATTCCCAGAAGCGATTTGCAGCCATTCAAATGGTGAACTTCTTGATGAAATGTCTGGACCCCAGGAGCATTTTCTCAGAGGCGGAACAGATAATTGAGGTGATGGAACTTTGTCAATCTGACAAAATGGCATATGTCAAAGGTGCTGCTTTTGAAGCTTTGCAATCTGCCAAGAGAATTGCCATTGACAAAAAAACCAAATGTCTAAAGAGTCCTGCTGCAGTGACAGGGTCAAATTTTAGTAGGAGAGACTATACGGAGGGAGGAAGTTTTTATGGTGATGGAGACCATTCTCCTACATCCATGTCACCGGAGTCACGTACCTTCGACTTTTTCCCTGGATACGAGTCCCTTGTTGAGTCTCCCTTTTCAACAAGTGACCCTTCTCAGAACTTTAACTATGCGCGAAGGAGTGTGAATAGGAAGCTCTGGAGCCATGAAAATGGAGGGGTTGATGTCAAGGATGGTTTATTCTCAAAGGCAGGGCAGGGAAATGGCTTGTTAGGGCACGCTGTGGATCACGAGTTTCCTAATGGAGGAGGAGATTTAGCAGAGGAATTTGATGGTTTCTTGCTCAGAAGTCCTAGGCGTGGAGTATCCGAAAGTACCAGCACAAGTCCCCTA AGATCACGCTCCCAGGTTAATGTTGACACCATTAAAATCTTTACAACCCCAAGGAAGCTGATCCACTCTCTTCAAGACCTAAATGATGAGACCTCAGATTGCTCTGAGAATCTGAATAAAAGGATAAGGAATCTATCATCAGGGAATATTAAGTGGAATCCGGCATGTTATTCTAAATATGATAAAAATGGTATTGCAGATCATGTGAACTATGATTGTAAAGAGAATGAAAGCTCATGTGGTGATGTGCAGTTCCAAGGTGGACCGGAGTCGGTCTCATCAACAGATGAACTTCTTGGTGATGCTGATATGCAAAGTAGAAATGATATTTTAACTGTTTTGATGGAAAAGCCAATTCAAAAGGCTAAACGTAAATTGGTTTGTGGCCTTTCTTTTGTCATTATTGCTATGGCTACTCCTTTACTCTGGATCAATAGTCAGGAAGAAGGCCACTTTCTTGTCCCGACATAA